The nucleotide sequence GATGCCCCTGGTGGACGGGTCGGTGCGCTGCGTGCACCGTCATCACCACCTCCACCGCCGGGGACCGGGCTGGGGCCGGTCGACTGGTCGCCCGAGTGTACGAAACCCCCGCCGGTGCGCACGGCCGTCCGGCCACACGACACTCGCGATGTGGCCGACGTCGGATATGGTCACCCATGCGCGACGCGCGGGCCGTGCGGCAGAACACACTGCGGCGACGGTCCGCCGTGCAGCGCGACTGCGTCGGGGGCAGTACGGCACCGTGACATCGACGTCGCGGTGGGCACGGTGGCGTCTCGGCCGGACCGACCAGGATCGGGCAGGTCAGGCGCCGCATCAGCGCATCCGTACCAGGCTCGGCGCCGAGTACCTCAGCGCCGTCTCCCGGGCGGGTGAACGGCAGGCCCAACGTCAGTGGGCTGACTAATAGGGATGGCACCGCATGGTCAATCAACTCGAGCACGCGACCGAGGCGCTCCGCAAGGCGCTCGTCCAGGTGGAGCGGCTGAAGAACCAGAACCGTGCGCTCCTCGAGCGGTCCGGTGAGCCGGTCGCCGTCGTCGGCATGGCCTGCCGGTACCCCGGTGGCGTCGCCTCGCCCGAGGACCTGTGGCGGATGGTGGCCGAGGGCCGCGACGTCATCACCGACCTCCCCGACGACCGCGGCTGGGACGTCGCGAGCCTCTTCGACCCCGATCCCGACGCCCCCGGCAAGTCCTACGCGCGCTCCGGCGGCTTCGTCGACGGCGTCGCCGACTTCGACGCCCCGTTCTTCGGCATCGCCGCCAACGAGGCGCTGGCCATGGACCCGCAGCAGCGCATGCTGCTCGAGCTGTCCTGGGAGGCCCTCGAGCGTGCCGGGGTGGACCCGCACTCACTGCGCGGCAGCTCGACCGGCGTGTTCGCCGGGGTCATCGCGGGCGGTTACGGCATGAGCGACGACGCCATCGAGGGGTACCGCCTGACCGGCATGACCTCGAGCGTCACCTCCGGCCGCGTGGCCTACGTGCTGGGTCTCGAGGGCCCAGCGGTCTCGGTCGACACCGCGTGCTCGTCGTCGCTGGTCGCGCTGCACCAGGCCGTGCAGGCGCTGCGGCTCGGCGAGTGCGACATGGCGCTGGCCGGCGGTGTCACCGTCAACGCCACCCCGACGATCTTCGTGGAGTTCAGCCGCCACCGCGGCCTGGCGCCGGACGGCCGGTGCAAGCCGTACGCCGGTGCGGCCGACGGCGTGGGCTGGGCCGAGGGCGGCGGCGTGCTGGTGGTCGAGCGCCTCTCCGACGCGCTGCGCAACGGCCACCAGGTGCTGGCCGTGGTGCGCGGCTCCGCAGTCAACCAGGACGGCGCCTCCAACGGGCTCACCGCCCCCAACGGCCCGTCGCAGCAGCGCGTGGTGCGCGCCGCGCTGGCCAACGCCGGCCTGACCACCGCGCAGGTCGACGTGGTCGAGGGCCACGGCACCGGCACCCCGCTGGGCGACCCGATCGAGGCGCAGGCGCTGCTCGCCACCTACGGCCAGGAGCGGCAGCAGCCGCTCTACCTCGGGTCCATCAAGTCGAACATGGGCCACACCCAGGCCGCCGCGGGCGTCGCCGGCGTCATCAAGATGATCATGGCGATGCGCAACGACGTGCTGCCCCAGACCCTGCACGTCGACGCCCCGAGCCCGCACGTGGACTGGACGGCCGGTGCGGTCGAGTTGCTGGCCGACGCCAAGCCGTGGCCCGCGGGCACGGCGCCGCGCCGGGCCGGCGTGTCGTCGTTCGGCATCAGCGGCACCAACGCGCACGTCATCATCGAGGAGGCGCCGGCGCCCGCCGAGAGCGCCGACGCGACCACCCCGGCACTGCCCGCGGTGCTGCCGTGGGTGCTGTCGGCCAAGACGCCGGGCGCGCTGGCCGGGCAGGCAGCGCGCCTGTCGGCACACCTCGCCGAGCACCCCGACGTCACCGACCTCGACGTCGCCCACACCCTGTCCGGGCGCGCCGCCTTCGAGCACCGCGCAGTGGTGCTCGGCGGTGACCGCGCGGCGTTGCTGGCCGGGCTCACCGAGCTGGCCGACGCCGACGAGGCGCCCGCGCACGCCGTCACCGGGCACGCCACCCCGACGGCCAAGACCGCGTTCGTGTTCCCCGGCCAGGGCAGCCAGTGGGTGGGCATGGGCGTCGAATTGCTGGATGCCGCACCGGTGTTCGCCGAGGAGATCGCCGCCTGCGAGGCGGCGCTCGGGGAGTTCGTGGACTGGTCGCTGACCGACGTGCTGCGCACCGGCGAGGGCCTCGACCGCGTCGACGTGGTGCAGCCCGTGCTGTTCGCCGTGATGGTGTCGCTCGCGCGGCTGTGGCGATCGCTGGGCGTGGTGCCCGACGCCGTCATCGGCCACTCCCAGGGCGAGATCGCCGCGGCCTACGTCGCCGGTGCGCTGTCCCTGCGCGACGCCGCCCGCGTGGTGGCGCTGCGCAGCAAGCTGCTCGTCTCGCTGTCCGGTGCGGCGGGCATGGTGTCGCTGGCGTGCAGCGCCGATCGGGCGCGCGAACTGCTGCTGGGCATCGAGGGTCTGAGCATCGCGGCGATCAACGGTCGCTCGGCGGTCGTGGTGTCCGGCGCCACCGCCGGGCTCGACGACCTCATCCGCCAGTGCGAGGCGCTGGAGATCCGCGCCCGGCGCGTCGACGTGGACTACGCGTCGCACTCGGCGCAGGTCGAGGCGATCCGCGAGCAGCTGATCGAGGCGCTCGCCGACGTCGAACCCCGTTCGGTGCGCACGGCGTTCATCTCCACCGTCACCGGTGAGTCGATGGACACCGCGGACCTGGACGCGCAGTACTGGTACCGCAACCTGCGTCAGACCGTCGAGTTCGACCAGGCCGTCCGCACCGCGTGCCGGCACGGCTACCGCGCCTTCGTCGAGGCCAGCCCGCACCCGGTGCTCATCGCCGGCATCGACGACACCGTCACCGACGCCGTCGAGGGCGCCGAGCCGATCGTCGTGCCGTCGCTCGGCCGCGACGACGGCGGCCTGGACCGGTTCCTCGCCTCGGCCGCCCAGGGCTGGGTGGCCGGAATGCCGGTCGCCTGGCGGCACGCCTGCCCGGGCGGTGCGCTCGCCGACCTGCCCACCTACGCCTTCGAGCGCCGCCGGTTCTGGCTCTCCGGCGGCGGTGCGGGCACCGGCGACGCCAGCGGTTTCGGTCTGGCCGGCGGTGCGCACGCGCTGCTGACCGCCGTCGTCGAGGTCCCCGACACCGGACAGGTGCTACTTACCGGACGGCTGTCCGCGGCGACCCAGTCCTGGCTGCCCGATCACGCCGTCGGCGGCACGGTGCTGTTCCCCGGCGCCGGCTTCGTCGACCTCGTCATCCGGGCCGGCGACGAGGTCGGCTGCGGGTCGGTCGACGAGCTCACGCTGCAGGCGCCACTGGTGGTGCCGCCGACGGGGGTTCCGCTGCGCGTGGTCGTCGGACCCGCCCAGGACTCCGGATCCCGTGCGGTGTCGGTGTTCTCGCGTCCGAGCGAGGACGGCGACTGGGTGCTGCACGCCGAGGCGACCGTCTCCGCCGACACCGCGACCGGTGCCGACCTGTCGGCGTGGCCGCCGGCCGGCGCGGTGGCGGTGAACGTCGCCGACGCCTACGACACCCTCGGTGCGCGCGGTTACCAGTACGGCCCGGCGTTCCGCGGCCTGACCGCGATGTGGCGCCGCGGCGACGAGGTGTACGCCGAAGTGGCGCTGCCGCAGGAACTCTCGGCCGGTGAGTACGGTGTGCACCCGGCGCTGCTCGACGCGGCGCTGCACCCCATCGCCCTCGCCGCGCTCGCGGCGGCGGGGCCCCACGACGCCACGCTCGCGCTGCCGTTCTCCTGGGAGCGCGTCACGCTGCACGCGGCGGGCGCCTCGGCCGCGCGCGTCAAGATCGTGCCGACCGGAACCCATTCGGTGGCCATCGAACTGGCCGACGGCCTTGGTCTGCCGGTGCTCTCGGTGGGCACAATGACCGCCCGGCCCGTCAGCGCCGACCAGATCGCTAGTGCCACCGCGCGCGCCGAGGGCGAGCTGTTCGAGGTCGACTGGGTGGCCGTACCGACGCCGGACACCGCCGGCTCGACCGACGGCGTGACGGTGTACGAATCCACCTCGGCGGCCGTCGATTCCGACGATCTGCCGGCCGCGGTGCGCGACGCCACCACCGCCGCACTCGCCCGCGTGCAGTCCGCGCTCGCCGAGCCGGGCACGCTGGTCGTCGTCACGCGCGGTGCGGTCGCGCTGCCGGGCGCCGACGTCACCGACCTGGCGGGTGCCGCCGTCTGGGGCCTGGTCCGCGCCGCACAGACCGAGAACCCGGGGCGCCTTGTGCTCGTCGACGCCGACGGCGACTGGGATCTCGCCACGGTGCTCGGCACCGGCGAGCCGCAGGTCGTGGTCCGCGCCGGGGCGTTGCACGCCCCGCGCGTGGCGCGCAGCCGCGGCACCGACGGCGTCCTCACTCCGCCCGAGGGCGTGCCGTGGCGCCTCGGCGTCACCACGGCCGGCACGTTCGAGGACCTGGCGCTGATCGAGGTGCCGAATGCCGGTGCGCCACTGCCGCCGGGCCACATCCGGGTCGAGATGCGCGCCGTCGCCGCCAACTTCCGCGACGTCATGATCACCCTCGGCATGTTCACCCACGACGCGCTGATCGGCAGCGAGGGCTCCGGCGTGGTCACCGAGGTCGCCCCCGACGTCACCGACCTCACCGTCGGCCAGCGGGTGATGGGCCTGTTCCCGGAGGGCACCGGCACGCTCGTCGCCGCCGACGCCCGGCTGGTGACCCCCGTCCCGACCGGCTGGACCGACGCGGAGGCCGCCGCGGCGCTGGTCGTGTTCACCACGGCCTACTACGGGCTCAAGGAGCTGGCCGACGTTCGGCCCGGCCAGTCGATCCTCATCCACGCCGCCACCGGCGGCGTGGGCCTGGCCGCCATCCAGCTGGCCCGGCACTGGGGCATGGAGGTGTTCACCACCGCCAGCCGCGGCAAGTGGGACACGTTGCGCGCGTTGGGCTTCGACGACGACCACATCGGCGACTCGCGCACGCTGGAGTTCGAGCAGAAGTTCCTCCAGGTGACCGGCGGTCGCGGGTTCGACGTGGTGCTCGACTCGCTGGCCGGCGAGTTCGTCGACGCGTCGCTGCGCCTGCTGCCCCGTGGCGGCGTCTTCCTCGAGATGGGCAAGACCGACATCCGCGATGCCGACACCGTGGCCGCCGCCCACGCCGGTGTGCGGTACCGGGCGTTCGACCTGTTCGAGCCCGGCCGGCCCCGCATGCGCGAGTACATCCTCGAACTGGCCGAGATGTTCGAGACCGGCGTCCTGACCCCGCTTCCGGTGACCACGTGGGACATCCGGCGCGGCGCCGCGGCGCTGCGGCACCTCAGCCAGGCCCGCCACATCGGCAAGATCGTCATGACGTTCCCCGACGCCTGGGCCGCGGGCACGGTGCTGATCACCGGTGGCACCGGCATGGCAGGCGCGGCCGTCGCGCGGCACGCCGTCACCCGCCACGGCGCCCGCCACCTGCTGCTGGTGTCGCGCCGCGGCGCGGACGCCCCGGGTGCGGCCGAGCTGGTCGCCGACCTCACCGCCGCCGGCGCCGACGTGCGCGTGGTGGCCGCCGACGCCGCCGACCGCGAGCAGCTGCGCGCGGTGCTGGCCGACGTGGAGGTGCCGCTGTCGGCCGTCGTGCACGCCACCGGTGTGCTCGACGACGCCGTGGTCTCCTCACTCACCCCGGAGCGGGTGGCCCCGGTGCTGCGGGCCAAGGTCGACGCCGCCTGGAACCTGCACGAGCTGACCCGCGACGCGAATCTTGCTGCCTTCGTGCTGTTCTCGTCGATGGCGGGCGTGGTCGGCTCGGCCGGCCAGGCCAACTACTGCGCGGCCAACACGTTCGTCGACGGCCTCGCCGCGCACCGCCGGGCACACGGCCTGCCCGCCACCTCGCTGGCGTGGGGCCTGTGGGACCAGGCCAGCGCCATGACCGGCCACCTCGACACCGCCGACCTGTCGCGGCTCGGCCGCGACGGCATCCTCGCGCTGTCCGGTGACGACGCGATGGCGCTGTTCGACGCCGCGCTGGTGGTCGGTGACCCGCTGCTCGCGCCCGCGCGCATCGACCGTAGCGCCCTGCGCGCCCGGTCGGCTCAGGGCGTGCTGCCGCCGATGTTCAGCGCGCTGGCGTCGGCGTCGACCCGCCGCCGGGTCGACGACTCGCTGGTAGCCGCCAAGTCGAAGTCGGCGCTGGCGCAACGCCTCGCGGGCCTGGGCGAGGAGGCGCAGCAGGCGCTGATCCTCGACCTGCTGCGCTCGCACATGTCGACGGTGCTCGGCACCACCGACCCTGATTCGATCGCCGCCGAACTCGCGTTCTCCGACCACGGGTTCGACTCGCTGACCGCCGTCGAGCTGCGCAACCGGCTGAAGACCGCGACCGGCCTGGCGCTGTCGCCGACGCTGATCTTCGACTACCCGACCCCGGCCGCGCTGGCGGGCTACATCCGCACCGAGCTGGCCGGCGACGCCCCCGTGCTCGCCTCGACCCCGACGGCGCTGTCGGTGGTCGACGAGCCGATCGCGATCGTCGCCATGGCCTGCCGCTACCCCGGTGGCGCCGACACACCGGAGGCGTTGTGGGACATGCTCGCCGAGGGCCGTGACGTCATCTCCGACTTCCCGTCCGACCGCGGGTGGGACCTGACGGGCCTGTTCGACGCCGATCCCGATGCCGCGGGCACGTCGTACGCCAACACCGGCGGCTTCCTCTACGACGCCGCGGACTTCGATCCGGCGTTCTTTGGGGTGTCCCCCACCGAGGCGCTCGCGATGGATCCCCAGCAGCGCCTGTTCCTCGAACTGGCTTGGGAGGCACTGGAACGCGGCGGCATGGACCCCGCGTCCCTGCGCGGCACGTCCACCGGCGTCTTCGCCGGCGTGTACGCCCAGGGCTACGGCATCGGCGCCGACGGCGCGGAGGGCTTCCGGCTCACCGGCCAGGCGTCCAGCGTGGCGTCCGGCCGGGTGTCCTACGTGCTGGGTCTCGAGGGTCCGGCGGTGTCGGTCGACACCGCGTGCTCCTCGTCCCTGGTGGCGCTGCACATGGCGGTGCAGGCGCTGCGCCTCGGCGAGTGCAACCTGGCCCTGGCCGGCGGTGTCACC is from Mycolicibacterium grossiae and encodes:
- a CDS encoding type I polyketide synthase, translated to MVNQLEHATEALRKALVQVERLKNQNRALLERSGEPVAVVGMACRYPGGVASPEDLWRMVAEGRDVITDLPDDRGWDVASLFDPDPDAPGKSYARSGGFVDGVADFDAPFFGIAANEALAMDPQQRMLLELSWEALERAGVDPHSLRGSSTGVFAGVIAGGYGMSDDAIEGYRLTGMTSSVTSGRVAYVLGLEGPAVSVDTACSSSLVALHQAVQALRLGECDMALAGGVTVNATPTIFVEFSRHRGLAPDGRCKPYAGAADGVGWAEGGGVLVVERLSDALRNGHQVLAVVRGSAVNQDGASNGLTAPNGPSQQRVVRAALANAGLTTAQVDVVEGHGTGTPLGDPIEAQALLATYGQERQQPLYLGSIKSNMGHTQAAAGVAGVIKMIMAMRNDVLPQTLHVDAPSPHVDWTAGAVELLADAKPWPAGTAPRRAGVSSFGISGTNAHVIIEEAPAPAESADATTPALPAVLPWVLSAKTPGALAGQAARLSAHLAEHPDVTDLDVAHTLSGRAAFEHRAVVLGGDRAALLAGLTELADADEAPAHAVTGHATPTAKTAFVFPGQGSQWVGMGVELLDAAPVFAEEIAACEAALGEFVDWSLTDVLRTGEGLDRVDVVQPVLFAVMVSLARLWRSLGVVPDAVIGHSQGEIAAAYVAGALSLRDAARVVALRSKLLVSLSGAAGMVSLACSADRARELLLGIEGLSIAAINGRSAVVVSGATAGLDDLIRQCEALEIRARRVDVDYASHSAQVEAIREQLIEALADVEPRSVRTAFISTVTGESMDTADLDAQYWYRNLRQTVEFDQAVRTACRHGYRAFVEASPHPVLIAGIDDTVTDAVEGAEPIVVPSLGRDDGGLDRFLASAAQGWVAGMPVAWRHACPGGALADLPTYAFERRRFWLSGGGAGTGDASGFGLAGGAHALLTAVVEVPDTGQVLLTGRLSAATQSWLPDHAVGGTVLFPGAGFVDLVIRAGDEVGCGSVDELTLQAPLVVPPTGVPLRVVVGPAQDSGSRAVSVFSRPSEDGDWVLHAEATVSADTATGADLSAWPPAGAVAVNVADAYDTLGARGYQYGPAFRGLTAMWRRGDEVYAEVALPQELSAGEYGVHPALLDAALHPIALAALAAAGPHDATLALPFSWERVTLHAAGASAARVKIVPTGTHSVAIELADGLGLPVLSVGTMTARPVSADQIASATARAEGELFEVDWVAVPTPDTAGSTDGVTVYESTSAAVDSDDLPAAVRDATTAALARVQSALAEPGTLVVVTRGAVALPGADVTDLAGAAVWGLVRAAQTENPGRLVLVDADGDWDLATVLGTGEPQVVVRAGALHAPRVARSRGTDGVLTPPEGVPWRLGVTTAGTFEDLALIEVPNAGAPLPPGHIRVEMRAVAANFRDVMITLGMFTHDALIGSEGSGVVTEVAPDVTDLTVGQRVMGLFPEGTGTLVAADARLVTPVPTGWTDAEAAAALVVFTTAYYGLKELADVRPGQSILIHAATGGVGLAAIQLARHWGMEVFTTASRGKWDTLRALGFDDDHIGDSRTLEFEQKFLQVTGGRGFDVVLDSLAGEFVDASLRLLPRGGVFLEMGKTDIRDADTVAAAHAGVRYRAFDLFEPGRPRMREYILELAEMFETGVLTPLPVTTWDIRRGAAALRHLSQARHIGKIVMTFPDAWAAGTVLITGGTGMAGAAVARHAVTRHGARHLLLVSRRGADAPGAAELVADLTAAGADVRVVAADAADREQLRAVLADVEVPLSAVVHATGVLDDAVVSSLTPERVAPVLRAKVDAAWNLHELTRDANLAAFVLFSSMAGVVGSAGQANYCAANTFVDGLAAHRRAHGLPATSLAWGLWDQASAMTGHLDTADLSRLGRDGILALSGDDAMALFDAALVVGDPLLAPARIDRSALRARSAQGVLPPMFSALASASTRRRVDDSLVAAKSKSALAQRLAGLGEEAQQALILDLLRSHMSTVLGTTDPDSIAAELAFSDHGFDSLTAVELRNRLKTATGLALSPTLIFDYPTPAALAGYIRTELAGDAPVLASTPTALSVVDEPIAIVAMACRYPGGADTPEALWDMLAEGRDVISDFPSDRGWDLTGLFDADPDAAGTSYANTGGFLYDAADFDPAFFGVSPTEALAMDPQQRLFLELAWEALERGGMDPASLRGTSTGVFAGVYAQGYGIGADGAEGFRLTGQASSVASGRVSYVLGLEGPAVSVDTACSSSLVALHMAVQALRLGECNLALAGGVTINATPDVFVEFSRQRGLAPDGRCKSFAGAADGTGFADGGGVLLVERLSDAQRHGHPVLAVVRGSAINQDGASNGLTAPNGPSQQRVVLAALANAGLSPTDVDAVEAHGTGTTLGDPIEAQALLATYGQNRSEPLYLGSIKSNMGHSQAAAGVAGIIKVIQSLRHDLLPATLHVDEPSPHVDWTMGSIALLTEARPWTANGHPRRAGVSSFGISGTNAHVIIEEAPPVAAPSEPVVVDQHPPVLPWALSAKTPEALAAQAARLAEHVAAHPDLDALDVGWTLGGRTEFAHRAVVLGADRDALLDGLRTITADGVDALDGVVRGRAGAPGKTAFVFPGQGSQALGMGRELHAAHPVFAEAFDACARELDRHLLRPVRDVMWGANDALLDTTEFAQPALFAIEVALFRLLESWGVRPDYLIGHSIGELSAAHVAGVLSLEKAAALVVARGRLMQRLPAGGAMVAIAATEADVARLLEARGATEVSIAAVNAPGSVVVSGPEDAVTEVADALKEQGRRTHRLAVSHAFHSALMEPMLLEFNTLASGMSVAAPTIPVISNLTGEVAGPDFGSSPYWQRHIREAVRFADGVRTLAAAGVTRFLELGSASGLTASIAQTLAERDPAAEPLTASVLRKDRPEPATLLTALAEYAVSGGRVAWRDVCAGGRLVDLPTYAFQRRRFWLSGNGSGATNALGLGLGDTEHALLGAVVELPESGGVVLTGRLTTTTQPWLSDHAVADVVLFPGAGFVELAIRAGDEVGCAGVEELMLHAPLVLPAEGVAVQVVVGAPDNGGARTVSIFSKPDGDGSAWTLHAEGELVTEAGTPASDLAVWPPVGAREVDVAEAYEVLAARGYQYGPAFQNLTAMWRRGDEIFAEVKASQDLSVTGFGVHPALLDGALHAVILGMDSDELALPFSWQKVSLHASGASAVRARIAPTGPSSMSIDLADGLGLPVLSVGAMVARPVTAAQLAAAVGARTSGELFEVVWSTLVPDPTAAAADAEIPVYELLPGTAESGVPGVYAATHEVLARMQSWLTEEQSGTLVVATRGAVAVSSGAGGAVSSGTGGAVSSGTDVDLAGAAAWGLVRAAQTEHPGRVVLLDTDDSLPLDADLLATLVASGEPQVVLRSGVLHHARVVPSRATESLLTPPPDDAPWRLAVGGSGGTFEDLTLEPIPDADAPLEAGRVRVAIRAIAANFRDVMITLGLYPGEAQMGIEATGVVTEVGAGVTTVAVGDRVMGLFPEGTGTVATTDARVVLPVPSDWRDPQAAGFTVGFATAFFALRQIAEVAPGQKVLIHAATGGVGMAAVQLARHWGLEVFATASRPKWDTLRAMGFDDDHIGDSRTTEFEAKFLAVTGGSGVDVVLDSLAGEFVDASLRLLSRGGWFLEMGKTDMREADAVAAAHPGVRYRAFDLFEAGADGVARILSGVAELSRTGVLKPLPVDTWDVRRAPAALRHLSQARHIGKVVMTMPDAWATGTVLITGGTGMAGAAVARHVVARHGARDLLLVSRRGPDAPGAGELVAELTDAGASVRVVAADVADRDALGKVLAEIDHPRALSAVFHTAGVIDDAVVTSLTPERVDTVLRAKVDAADNLHELTRDLDVSIFVLFSSMAGLVGGSGQANYSAANAYLDALATHRRSLGLPAMSLGWGLWDQASGMAGGLDDAGIARLARDGILAMSVEEALTLFDQALVVDEPFLVPARIDRAALRTKSSAGTLPPMFVDLISGPARRQVGDSLAAAQSRSALTARLSGLPADEQHAVLLDLVRSHMATVLGLPSADAIGADLAFQDHGFDSLTAVELRNRLKAATGLTLSPTLIFDYPNPAALAEYFRTQLGGESADDDAKVSAVDAELQRVVSSIPIKRLRQAGVLDMLLNLAGQSGDAAPGGEDGEPRAQSIEDMDLQDLLAAFDDDDE